One Burkholderia pyrrocinia DNA segment encodes these proteins:
- the andAd gene encoding anthranilate 1,2-dioxygenase small subunit AndAd, with translation MTEDMKTWFEIYMLQNRYIGHLDNDRLEHWPEMFTEDCTYEIVPKENADLGLPVGIVHCTNQRMLRDRVVSLRHANIYEEHTYRHMTSGLTIVAERDGEIDTESNYVVVQTRSNGESNVYQAGKYYDTVVRTPDGLRYKTKRVIYDTSRVQTLLATPI, from the coding sequence ATGACGGAAGACATGAAGACGTGGTTCGAGATTTACATGCTCCAGAACCGCTATATCGGGCACCTCGACAACGACCGGCTCGAACACTGGCCGGAAATGTTCACCGAGGACTGCACGTACGAAATCGTGCCGAAGGAGAACGCCGATCTCGGGCTGCCGGTCGGGATCGTCCACTGCACGAACCAGCGGATGCTGCGCGACCGCGTGGTGTCGCTGCGGCACGCGAACATCTATGAAGAGCACACGTACCGGCACATGACGTCGGGCCTGACGATCGTCGCTGAACGCGACGGCGAGATCGACACCGAGAGCAACTACGTCGTCGTGCAGACGCGCAGCAACGGCGAGTCGAACGTGTACCAGGCCGGCAAGTACTACGACACGGTCGTGCGCACGCCCGACGGGCTGCGCTACAAGACCAAGCGCGTGATCTACGACACGTCGCGCGTGCAGACGCTGCTCGCGACCCCGATCTGA
- the andAa gene encoding anthranilate 1,2-dioxygenase system ferredoxin--NAD(+) reductase, with protein sequence MSADPFVIVGAGHAARRTAEALRERNAAARIVMIGAERELPYDRPALSKDALMSDGGEQRAFVRDAAWYDTQRIELRLGARVDAIERGAQRVRLDDGTTLPYARLVLATGSRVRTFGGAIDEGVAPHYVRTIDDARALRTQLAPGRRVAVLGGGFIGLEVAAAARQLGCDVTVIDPAPRLLQRALPEVVGAYARQLHDARGVVFQMATLPRAIRRAPAGGAIVETDRGDVQADIVVVGIGVVPNVELAQAAGLDVDNGIRVDAGCRTADPAIFAAGEVTMHFNPLLGRHVRIESWQVAENQPAVAAANMLGADETYAELPWLWSDQYDCNLQMLGLFGSENTTVVRGDPASGPFAVFGLGDDGKIVAVAAANLGRDIGASRRLMAAGAVPDPVKLADPAVNLKTFL encoded by the coding sequence ATGTCGGCTGATCCGTTCGTGATCGTCGGCGCCGGCCACGCGGCGCGGCGCACGGCCGAAGCGCTGCGCGAACGCAATGCCGCCGCGCGCATCGTGATGATCGGCGCGGAGCGCGAGCTGCCGTACGACCGGCCCGCGCTGTCGAAGGATGCGCTGATGAGCGACGGTGGCGAGCAGCGCGCGTTCGTGCGCGACGCGGCGTGGTACGACACGCAGCGCATCGAGCTGCGGCTCGGCGCGCGCGTCGACGCGATCGAGCGCGGCGCGCAGCGCGTGCGGCTCGACGACGGCACGACGCTGCCGTACGCACGGCTCGTGCTCGCGACGGGTTCGCGGGTGCGCACGTTCGGCGGCGCGATCGACGAAGGTGTCGCGCCGCATTACGTCCGCACGATTGACGATGCGCGTGCGTTGCGCACGCAACTTGCGCCGGGCCGCCGCGTCGCGGTGCTCGGCGGCGGCTTCATCGGCCTCGAGGTCGCGGCTGCGGCGCGCCAGCTCGGTTGCGACGTGACGGTGATCGATCCGGCGCCCCGATTGCTGCAGCGCGCGTTGCCGGAAGTCGTCGGCGCGTATGCGCGTCAGTTGCATGACGCGCGCGGCGTGGTGTTTCAGATGGCCACGCTGCCGCGTGCGATTCGTCGTGCGCCGGCCGGCGGTGCGATCGTCGAGACCGATCGCGGCGACGTGCAGGCCGATATCGTCGTGGTCGGCATCGGTGTCGTACCCAATGTCGAACTTGCACAGGCGGCCGGGCTCGATGTCGACAACGGGATACGCGTCGACGCGGGCTGCCGCACGGCCGATCCCGCGATCTTCGCGGCGGGCGAGGTGACGATGCATTTCAATCCGCTGCTCGGGCGTCACGTGCGGATCGAATCGTGGCAGGTCGCCGAAAACCAGCCGGCCGTCGCGGCCGCGAACATGCTCGGCGCCGACGAGACCTATGCCGAGCTGCCGTGGTTGTGGTCCGATCAGTACGACTGCAACCTGCAGATGCTCGGGCTGTTCGGCAGCGAAAACACGACCGTCGTGCGCGGCGATCCGGCGAGCGGGCCGTTTGCGGTGTTCGGGCTGGGCGACGACGGCAAGATCGTCGCGGTGGCCGCGGCGAACCTGGGGCGCGACATCGGCGCATCGCGCCGGCTGATGGCGGCAGGGGCGGTGCCCGATCCGGTGAAACTCGCCGACCCGGCGGTGAACCTGAAGACGTTTCTGTAA
- the andAc gene encoding anthranilate 1,2-dioxygenase large subunit AndAc, which yields MEQTESPVVFAARGDASDVSFPHDDGSRVPYKVFSSQAVYEREQERIFRGPTWNFVALEAEIPNAGDFKSTFVGDTPVVVTRAEDGTLAAWVNRCAHRGAQVCRKSRGNASSHTCVYHQWSFDNTGNLLGVPFRRGQKGMTGMPADFDPKQHGLRKLRVESYRGLVFATFSDDVMPLPDYLGEQMRPWIDRIFHKPIEYLGCTRQYSKSNWKLYMENVKDPYHASMLHLFHTTFNIFRVGMKARSIPDANHGLHSIITVTKTNDDTSAAYKQQNIRSFDEGFHLEDESILDLVSEYDEDCTNHIQPIFPQLVIQQIHNTLVARQILPKGPDNFELIFHFFGYADDTPELRALRIKQANLVGPAGYISMEDTEATELVQRGTVRDGDATSVIEMSRGNPDQQDTVITESLIRRFWVGYQKLMGY from the coding sequence ATGGAGCAGACAGAATCGCCCGTCGTGTTCGCCGCGCGCGGCGACGCGTCCGACGTGAGCTTTCCGCACGACGACGGCTCGCGCGTGCCGTACAAGGTGTTCAGCTCGCAGGCCGTCTACGAGCGCGAGCAGGAACGCATCTTCCGCGGGCCGACGTGGAACTTCGTCGCGCTGGAAGCGGAAATCCCGAACGCCGGCGACTTCAAGAGCACGTTCGTCGGCGACACGCCGGTCGTCGTCACGCGCGCCGAGGACGGCACGCTCGCCGCGTGGGTGAACCGCTGCGCGCACCGCGGCGCGCAGGTGTGCCGCAAGTCGCGCGGCAACGCGAGCTCGCACACGTGCGTCTATCACCAGTGGAGCTTCGACAACACGGGCAACCTGCTCGGCGTGCCGTTCCGGCGCGGACAGAAGGGGATGACCGGGATGCCGGCCGACTTCGATCCGAAGCAGCACGGGCTGCGCAAGCTGCGCGTCGAAAGCTATCGCGGGCTCGTGTTCGCGACCTTCAGCGACGACGTGATGCCGCTGCCCGACTATCTCGGCGAGCAGATGCGCCCGTGGATCGACCGGATCTTCCACAAGCCGATCGAGTATCTCGGCTGCACGCGCCAGTATTCGAAGTCGAACTGGAAGCTGTACATGGAGAACGTGAAGGACCCGTATCACGCGAGCATGCTGCACCTGTTCCATACGACCTTCAACATCTTCCGTGTCGGGATGAAGGCGCGCTCGATTCCGGACGCGAACCACGGGCTGCACAGCATCATCACGGTGACGAAGACGAACGACGACACGTCGGCCGCGTACAAGCAGCAGAACATCCGCTCGTTCGACGAAGGTTTCCACCTCGAAGACGAATCGATCCTCGATCTCGTGTCGGAATACGACGAGGACTGCACGAACCATATCCAGCCGATCTTCCCGCAGCTCGTGATCCAGCAGATCCACAACACGCTGGTCGCGCGACAGATCCTGCCGAAGGGCCCCGACAACTTCGAGCTGATCTTCCACTTCTTCGGCTACGCGGACGATACGCCCGAGCTGCGCGCGCTGCGCATCAAGCAGGCGAACCTCGTCGGGCCGGCCGGCTATATCTCGATGGAGGACACGGAGGCGACCGAGCTCGTGCAGCGCGGCACGGTGCGCGACGGCGATGCGACGTCGGTGATCGAGATGTCGCGCGGCAATCCGGACCAGCAGGACACGGTGATCACCGAAAGCCTGATCCGCAGGTTCTGGGTCGGCTACCAGAAGCTGATGGGCTATTGA
- a CDS encoding HigA family addiction module antitoxin — MLKNGMRPIHPGEVMREEFLVPLEMSVNALALALNVPATRLHEIVKERRGITADTAYRLARYFDTSPEFWLNLQAAYDLKTLPTRSEIDRKVEPRERTHA, encoded by the coding sequence ATGCTCAAGAATGGAATGCGCCCGATTCATCCGGGCGAGGTCATGCGGGAAGAGTTTCTCGTGCCGCTGGAAATGAGCGTCAACGCGCTGGCGCTCGCGTTGAACGTGCCGGCTACACGCTTGCACGAAATCGTCAAGGAACGGCGCGGCATCACGGCCGATACCGCTTACCGGCTCGCACGCTACTTCGACACGTCGCCGGAATTCTGGTTGAACCTGCAGGCCGCTTACGATCTCAAGACACTGCCGACGCGCAGCGAGATCGACCGCAAGGTCGAACCGCGCGAACGCACGCACGCGTAG
- a CDS encoding aldehyde dehydrogenase family protein — MLKETYPYYLANEAVYANTDLEVTDKFSGKVATRVALADAKAIDAAIGAAVDAAKPMRELPAYKRQAVLDHCVARFRERFDELAEALCIEAGKPINDSKGEVTRLIDTFRVASEESVRIDGEIINLEISARAQGYTGYTKRVPVGPCSFISPFNFPLNLAAHKVAPALAAGCPFVLKPASRTPIGALIIGEVLAETDLPKGAFSVLPAHRDGADLFTTDERFKLLSFTGSPAVGWALKEKAGKKKVVLELGGNAAAIVDADQRERLDYVVERLAFGAYYQSGQSCIGVQRILVHADLYDALREKLIAKTRSLKMGDPKDPSTFVGPMISESESRRLSGWMDAAVAAGAKIVAGGKVDGAMFEATLLENVGHEQDLYRKEAFGPVAILEKFDRFDDALARVNDSDFGLQAGVFTDSLTHAQRAWDELEVGGVVINDVPSFRVDNMPYGGVKDSGLGREGIRYAIEDMTEPRLMVVRRR, encoded by the coding sequence ATGTTGAAGGAAACCTATCCGTACTACCTCGCCAACGAGGCCGTTTACGCGAACACCGATCTGGAAGTGACGGACAAGTTCAGCGGCAAGGTCGCGACGCGCGTCGCGCTGGCCGACGCGAAGGCGATCGATGCGGCGATCGGCGCGGCGGTCGACGCCGCGAAGCCGATGCGCGAGCTGCCGGCCTACAAGCGGCAGGCCGTGCTCGACCATTGCGTCGCGCGCTTTCGCGAGCGCTTCGACGAGCTGGCCGAGGCGCTGTGCATCGAGGCCGGCAAGCCGATCAACGATTCGAAGGGCGAGGTGACGCGGCTGATCGACACGTTCCGTGTCGCATCCGAGGAATCGGTGCGCATCGACGGCGAGATCATCAACCTCGAGATCTCCGCGCGTGCGCAGGGCTATACGGGCTACACGAAGCGCGTACCGGTCGGCCCGTGCTCGTTCATCTCGCCGTTCAACTTCCCGCTGAACCTCGCCGCGCACAAGGTTGCCCCGGCGCTCGCGGCCGGCTGTCCGTTCGTGCTGAAGCCCGCGAGCCGCACGCCGATCGGCGCACTGATCATTGGCGAGGTGCTCGCGGAAACCGACCTGCCGAAGGGCGCGTTCTCGGTGCTGCCCGCGCATCGCGACGGCGCCGATCTGTTCACGACCGACGAGCGCTTCAAGCTGCTGTCGTTCACGGGCTCGCCGGCGGTGGGCTGGGCGCTGAAGGAGAAGGCCGGCAAGAAGAAAGTCGTGCTGGAACTCGGCGGCAACGCGGCCGCGATCGTCGATGCGGACCAGCGCGAGCGGCTCGACTACGTGGTCGAGCGCCTCGCGTTCGGCGCGTACTACCAGTCGGGCCAGAGCTGTATCGGCGTGCAGCGGATCCTCGTGCATGCCGATCTGTACGATGCGCTGCGCGAGAAGCTGATCGCGAAGACGCGTTCGCTGAAGATGGGCGATCCGAAGGATCCGTCGACGTTCGTCGGCCCGATGATCTCCGAATCCGAATCGCGCCGGCTGTCGGGCTGGATGGACGCGGCCGTCGCGGCGGGCGCGAAGATCGTCGCGGGCGGCAAGGTCGACGGCGCGATGTTCGAGGCGACGCTGCTGGAAAACGTCGGGCATGAGCAGGACCTGTACCGGAAGGAGGCGTTCGGCCCCGTCGCGATCCTCGAGAAGTTCGACCGGTTCGACGACGCGCTCGCGCGCGTGAACGACAGCGACTTCGGGCTGCAGGCCGGCGTGTTCACCGATTCGCTCACGCATGCGCAGCGCGCGTGGGACGAGCTGGAGGTTGGTGGCGTCGTGATCAACGACGTGCCGTCGTTCCGCGTCGACAACATGCCGTACGGTGGCGTGAAGGATTCGGGCCTCGGCCGCGAAGGGATCCGCTACGCGATCGAGGACATGACCGAACCGCGGCTGATGGTCGTGCGGCGCCGGTAA
- a CDS encoding DUF445 domain-containing protein, which yields MTPDKALELKRSKRRALWLLLAAVAVFVTTILLPRGPWVDGVKAVAEAAMVGALADWFAVVALFRRVPIPFVSRHTEIIPKNKDKIADNLAVFVREKFLGPDALAEQIRQHDPAQKLGAWLGEPANTDALGGYVTKLMSFALDMTDDARIQSFVHDAFRAVIDRVDLSQSAGAILDTLTKDGRHQALLDDAIEQVVDVLDKEENREVIAGFIVEWLKTQYPKVEKIMPTQWFGENGARMLASAVSRVLEGVAADPEHELRQRFDRTVVRLTERLKHDPAFIEKGEEIKRYIRDGDAFNEYVRDLWDQLRAWLKADLARPDSALHRQAATLGGWLGARLAESPALRASLNEHVEKAVHEMAPDFADFLMRHIRDTVRNWDAREMSRQIELNIGKDLQYIRINGTLVGGLIGLGLYLVSLVPRWAAGWLH from the coding sequence ATGACGCCCGACAAAGCCCTCGAACTGAAACGAAGCAAGCGCCGCGCGCTGTGGCTGCTGCTGGCCGCGGTCGCGGTGTTCGTCACGACGATCCTGCTGCCGCGCGGCCCGTGGGTCGACGGCGTCAAGGCCGTGGCCGAGGCTGCGATGGTCGGTGCGCTTGCCGACTGGTTCGCGGTCGTCGCGCTGTTCCGCCGCGTGCCGATCCCGTTCGTGTCGCGCCACACCGAGATCATCCCGAAGAACAAGGACAAGATCGCCGACAACCTCGCGGTGTTCGTGCGCGAGAAGTTCCTCGGCCCCGACGCGCTCGCGGAGCAGATTCGTCAGCACGATCCCGCGCAGAAACTCGGCGCATGGCTCGGCGAGCCGGCGAACACCGACGCGCTGGGCGGCTATGTGACGAAGCTGATGAGCTTCGCGCTCGACATGACCGACGATGCGCGGATCCAGTCGTTCGTCCACGACGCGTTTCGCGCGGTGATCGACCGGGTCGACCTGTCGCAATCGGCCGGCGCGATCCTCGACACGCTGACGAAGGATGGCCGCCACCAGGCGCTGCTCGACGACGCGATCGAACAGGTGGTCGACGTGCTCGACAAGGAAGAGAACCGCGAGGTGATCGCGGGCTTCATCGTCGAATGGCTGAAGACGCAGTACCCGAAGGTCGAGAAGATCATGCCGACGCAGTGGTTCGGCGAGAACGGCGCGCGGATGCTCGCGAGTGCGGTGAGCCGCGTGCTCGAAGGCGTGGCGGCGGATCCCGAGCACGAGCTGCGGCAGCGCTTCGACCGGACGGTCGTGCGGCTGACCGAGCGGCTGAAGCACGATCCCGCGTTCATCGAAAAGGGCGAGGAGATCAAGCGCTACATTCGCGACGGCGATGCGTTCAACGAGTATGTGCGCGACTTGTGGGACCAGTTGCGCGCGTGGCTGAAGGCCGATCTCGCGCGCCCCGATTCGGCGCTGCACCGGCAGGCCGCGACGCTCGGCGGCTGGCTCGGCGCGCGGCTTGCCGAGAGCCCGGCGCTGCGCGCGTCGCTGAACGAGCACGTCGAGAAGGCCGTGCACGAGATGGCGCCGGATTTCGCCGATTTCCTGATGCGTCACATCCGCGACACGGTGCGCAACTGGGACGCGCGCGAGATGTCGCGGCAGATCGAGCTGAACATCGGCAAGGATCTGCAGTACATCCGCATCAACGGCACGCTGGTCGGCGGGCTGATCGGGCTCGGGTTGTATCTGGTGTCGCTGGTGCCGCGCTGGGCGGCCGGGTGGCTGCATTGA
- the andR gene encoding anthranilate 1,2-dioxygenase regulatory protein AndR: MSPTSFEPLALRAHRLFESRDLDETRERISRVMQPHALLPNGRVHGASHMDFVRLGGLGIGTIAFGDAMRVQVDAVDGYYLLMFCLSGQAEVRAMGRQLGVDGQTGVLCAPGEPFDAVLSADCEQFVLRIDAATVGSLTGDPRATLDPVLHISDAALAAWRQQLMLVARSPELLECANANPRVASQLEHLLIDLLIEGHPPSVLRASHRDPAPGFVRRAQEFVNAHYAQPLQLADIVRAANVPERTLRDAFLQFRGMSPMQYLRATRLDHARELLRGAAFPQRIADVALDCGFTHLGRFAIAYREKFGESPSETLDGKR; encoded by the coding sequence ATGTCCCCAACGTCGTTCGAGCCGCTCGCGCTGCGCGCGCACCGGTTGTTCGAATCCCGCGATCTCGACGAGACGCGCGAGCGGATCTCGCGCGTGATGCAGCCGCACGCGCTGCTGCCGAACGGCCGCGTGCACGGAGCATCGCACATGGATTTCGTCAGGCTCGGCGGGCTCGGGATCGGCACGATCGCGTTCGGCGACGCGATGCGCGTGCAGGTCGACGCGGTCGACGGCTATTACCTGCTGATGTTCTGCCTGTCCGGCCAGGCCGAGGTGCGCGCGATGGGGCGGCAGCTCGGCGTCGACGGCCAGACCGGCGTGCTGTGCGCACCCGGCGAGCCCTTCGACGCGGTGCTGTCCGCCGATTGCGAGCAGTTCGTGCTGCGCATCGACGCGGCGACCGTCGGCTCGCTGACCGGCGACCCGCGCGCGACGCTCGACCCCGTGCTGCACATCAGCGATGCCGCGCTCGCCGCGTGGCGCCAGCAACTGATGCTCGTTGCGCGTTCGCCCGAACTGCTCGAATGCGCGAACGCGAACCCGCGCGTCGCGTCGCAGCTCGAGCATCTGCTGATCGACCTGCTGATCGAAGGCCATCCGCCATCCGTGCTGCGCGCGTCGCACCGCGACCCGGCGCCGGGCTTCGTGCGGCGCGCGCAGGAGTTCGTGAACGCGCACTACGCGCAGCCGCTGCAGCTCGCCGATATCGTGCGCGCCGCCAACGTGCCGGAACGAACGCTGCGCGACGCCTTCCTGCAATTCCGCGGGATGAGCCCGATGCAGTACCTGCGCGCGACGCGGCTCGACCATGCGCGCGAGCTGCTGCGCGGCGCGGCGTTCCCGCAGCGGATCGCCGATGTCGCGCTCGACTGCGGGTTCACGCACCTTGGCCGGTTCGCGATCGCGTATCGGGAAAAGTTTGGCGAGTCGCCATCGGAGACGCTCGACGGGAAGCGTTAG
- a CDS encoding LysR family transcriptional regulator, translated as MELRQLRYFIAVAEEMNITRAAERLHMTQPPLSRQLQAIEDEIGLPLFERGARPLKLTDAGRVFYAQAKRVVEQADELGPLTRRLAQLSERIVIGFVPSTLYGALPDVIRAFREAHPDVELSLIEMFTLEQLGALKGGRIDVGFGRLRFDDDQLVREALIEEKLIAALPVGHPLADPERPLALADIANETMIVYPSTPRPSFADQQLSALRDGGLVPAAVHEVRELQTALGLVAAQVGVSLVPESVEGVRVRGVVYRRLPEPAATSPIIMSRRLHGESAVTTAFCAIAREMIVPGAV; from the coding sequence GGCGGCCGAGCGGCTGCACATGACGCAGCCGCCGCTGAGTCGCCAGCTCCAGGCGATCGAGGACGAGATCGGGTTGCCGCTGTTCGAGCGCGGCGCGCGGCCGCTGAAGCTGACGGATGCGGGGCGCGTGTTCTATGCGCAGGCGAAGCGCGTCGTCGAGCAGGCCGACGAGCTCGGCCCGCTGACGCGGCGGCTCGCGCAACTGTCGGAGCGGATCGTGATCGGCTTCGTGCCGTCGACGCTGTACGGCGCGCTGCCGGACGTGATCCGTGCGTTTCGCGAGGCGCATCCGGATGTCGAGCTGTCGCTGATCGAAATGTTCACGCTCGAACAGCTCGGTGCGCTGAAGGGCGGGCGGATCGACGTGGGATTCGGCCGCCTGCGTTTCGACGACGACCAACTCGTGCGCGAGGCGCTGATCGAGGAAAAGCTGATCGCGGCGCTGCCGGTCGGGCATCCGCTCGCCGATCCCGAGCGGCCGCTCGCGCTCGCGGATATTGCGAACGAGACGATGATCGTCTATCCGAGCACGCCGCGGCCGAGCTTCGCCGATCAGCAGCTCTCCGCATTGCGCGACGGCGGGCTGGTGCCGGCAGCCGTCCATGAGGTGCGCGAATTGCAGACGGCGCTCGGGCTCGTCGCCGCGCAGGTCGGCGTGTCGCTGGTGCCGGAGAGCGTGGAGGGCGTGCGCGTGAGGGGTGTCGTCTACCGGCGGCTGCCGGAACCGGCCGCGACGTCGCCGATCATCATGAGCCGCCGGCTGCACGGCGAAAGTGCCGTGACGACCGCGTTCTGTGCGATTGCGCGGGAGATGATCGTGCCGGGGGCGGTGTAA
- a CDS encoding acetolactate synthase large subunit, translating into MKASDLFVKALEAEGVEYVFGIPGEENLDLLESLRRSRIKLVLTRHEQAAGFMAATYGRLTGRTGVCLATLGPGATNFVTAAAYAQLGGMPMLMITGQKPIKSSKQGHFQIVDVVDMMQPLTKLTRQIVSIGHIPSAVREAFRRAEEERPGATHLELPEDIAHEEGDGKPIPASYSRRPVAEEKAVAHAVDAIQAARHPLLMIGAGGNRKTSCKMLLEFVDKTGIPFFTTQMGKGVIDETHPLWLGNATLSDGDFVHRAIEHADCIINVGHDVIEKPPFFMHADDKTVIHVNFLGAQVDPVYFPQIEVVGDIANAVWQMKEALTPQPHWDFARFAMIKEHFDAHLQKGQHDPRFPMYPVRIVNDLYNALPADGIVCLDNGMYKIWFARYWRAHEPNSLLLDNALASMGAGLPSAIATKIVHPQRKVIAVCGDGGFMMNSQELETAVRLKLDIVVMILRDDAFGMIRWKQENMNFPDFAMTLQNPDFVSYAQSYGAHGHRVESADDLEPLLRECFSSPGVHVIDVPIDYSDNERVLNREIKRLSAQL; encoded by the coding sequence ATGAAAGCATCGGATCTGTTCGTGAAGGCGCTGGAAGCCGAAGGCGTCGAGTACGTGTTCGGCATTCCCGGCGAGGAAAACCTCGATCTGCTCGAATCGCTGCGGCGATCCAGGATCAAGCTCGTGCTGACCCGGCACGAGCAGGCGGCCGGGTTCATGGCCGCCACCTACGGCCGCCTGACCGGCCGCACCGGCGTGTGTCTCGCGACGCTCGGGCCGGGCGCGACGAATTTCGTGACGGCCGCCGCGTATGCGCAGCTCGGCGGGATGCCGATGCTGATGATCACCGGGCAGAAGCCGATCAAGTCCAGCAAGCAGGGCCACTTCCAGATCGTCGACGTGGTCGACATGATGCAGCCGCTCACGAAGCTCACGCGGCAGATCGTGTCGATCGGCCACATCCCGTCGGCCGTGCGCGAGGCGTTCCGGCGCGCGGAGGAAGAGCGGCCCGGCGCGACCCACCTCGAACTGCCGGAGGACATCGCGCACGAGGAAGGGGACGGCAAGCCGATTCCCGCGAGCTACAGCCGGCGGCCCGTGGCCGAGGAGAAAGCGGTCGCGCACGCGGTCGACGCGATCCAGGCCGCGCGCCATCCGCTGCTGATGATCGGCGCGGGCGGCAACCGCAAGACGAGCTGCAAGATGCTGCTCGAATTCGTCGACAAGACAGGCATCCCGTTCTTCACGACGCAGATGGGCAAGGGCGTGATCGACGAAACGCATCCGCTGTGGCTCGGCAACGCGACGCTGTCCGACGGCGACTTCGTGCACCGCGCGATCGAGCATGCGGACTGCATCATCAACGTCGGCCACGACGTGATCGAGAAGCCGCCGTTCTTCATGCACGCGGACGACAAGACGGTCATCCACGTGAACTTCCTCGGCGCGCAGGTCGATCCCGTCTATTTCCCGCAGATCGAGGTGGTCGGCGACATCGCGAACGCGGTGTGGCAGATGAAGGAGGCGCTCACGCCGCAGCCGCACTGGGATTTCGCGCGCTTCGCGATGATCAAGGAGCATTTCGACGCGCACCTGCAGAAGGGCCAGCACGACCCGCGCTTCCCGATGTACCCGGTGCGGATCGTGAACGACCTGTACAACGCGTTGCCGGCCGACGGGATCGTCTGTCTCGACAACGGGATGTACAAGATCTGGTTCGCGCGCTACTGGCGCGCGCACGAGCCGAACTCGCTGTTGCTCGACAACGCGCTCGCATCGATGGGCGCGGGCCTGCCGTCGGCGATCGCGACGAAGATCGTGCATCCGCAGCGCAAGGTGATCGCCGTGTGCGGCGACGGCGGCTTCATGATGAATTCGCAGGAGCTCGAAACGGCCGTGCGGCTGAAGCTCGATATCGTCGTGATGATCCTGCGCGACGACGCATTCGGGATGATCCGCTGGAAGCAGGAGAACATGAATTTCCCCGATTTCGCGATGACGCTGCAGAACCCCGATTTCGTGTCGTATGCGCAAAGTTACGGCGCGCACGGGCATCGCGTCGAATCGGCCGACGATCTCGAGCCGCTGCTGCGCGAGTGCTTCTCGTCGCCGGGCGTGCACGTGATCGACGTGCCGATCGACTACTCGGACAACGAGCGCGTGCTGAACCGCGAGATCAAGCGCCTGTCGGCGCAACTCTGA
- a CDS encoding type II toxin-antitoxin system RelE/ParE family toxin yields the protein MIIAFRCKDTQSLFAGESPRRFRVIETVATRKLQMVAAAKELRDLRAPPGNRLEALHGDREGQHGIRINEQWRICFEWSDDGPTQVEIVDYH from the coding sequence ATGATCATTGCCTTCCGCTGCAAGGACACGCAGTCGCTGTTTGCCGGAGAATCGCCCCGGCGCTTTCGCGTGATCGAAACCGTTGCTACCCGGAAACTGCAAATGGTCGCCGCCGCGAAAGAACTGCGCGATTTGCGGGCGCCGCCCGGCAACCGGCTCGAAGCGTTACATGGCGATCGGGAAGGCCAGCACGGCATCCGCATCAACGAGCAATGGCGGATCTGTTTCGAATGGAGCGACGATGGGCCTACCCAGGTCGAGATCGTCGACTATCACTGA
- the andAb gene encoding anthranilate 1,2-dioxygenase ferredoxin subunit AndAb — protein MTETTLAEWHPLGAYDEFSEDEPAARVAGQKPIAVFRIGDELFAMHDLCTHGHARLSEGYVEDGCVECPLHQGLIDIRTGAPKCAPITEPVRTYPIRIVDGQVEVNVG, from the coding sequence ATGACCGAAACAACGCTCGCCGAGTGGCATCCGCTCGGCGCTTACGACGAATTCTCCGAAGACGAACCGGCGGCGCGCGTCGCCGGCCAGAAGCCGATCGCGGTGTTCCGGATCGGCGACGAACTGTTCGCGATGCACGACCTATGCACGCACGGCCATGCGCGGCTGTCCGAAGGTTATGTGGAGGACGGCTGCGTCGAATGCCCGCTGCACCAGGGGCTGATCGACATCCGCACCGGAGCGCCGAAATGCGCGCCGATCACGGAGCCGGTGCGGACCTATCCGATCCGCATCGTCGACGGGCAGGTGGAAGTCAATGTCGGCTGA